From a single Entelurus aequoreus isolate RoL-2023_Sb linkage group LG12, RoL_Eaeq_v1.1, whole genome shotgun sequence genomic region:
- the LOC133662044 gene encoding chloride anion exchanger-like isoform X2 has protein sequence MVKQAGLKEYLVARSLYSEETFAEEHEKVYRHHKTGLDHLKQYFTCDARRAKNAVLSLLPIIGWMKIYRIKEWLLSDIVSGISTGLVAVLQGLAYCLLASLPPWYGLFSAFFPVVLYFFLGTSRHISVGPFPVLCLMIGSVVTRLVPDEGPPANITGFEGLTKDEQRVLVASSVTFLAGIMQLAMGVLQVGFVVMYLSDTLVSGFTTAAAIHILVSQLKFVLGLQVPGISGPLSIIYTLEIIFGKIQSTNVCDVVISLVIMVVVFIVKELNDRFKAKLPVPIPIEVIMTVIACGVSYAFDFRTKYGIDVVGHIPKGYEPPIAPNVHIFQETAMEAFPMAIVGFAVAFSVAKVYSVKHDYTIDGNQELIAFGVSNIFGASFKSFAASTALSRSAVQESTGGKTQIAGLLSAVIVMIVTLAVGFLLDPLPKSVLGAVVIVNLKGMLMQFREVPYLWRRDKPDCVVWLGTCIAAVLLGLDLGLAAGLGVELLSVVLRAQFPRCSVLANIKGTDIYKDRKDYVDIFEPEGVKIFRIPSPIFFANIEFFRSKLVEAVGFNPLRVLRKRNKALRMIRKHVKKGYLQWTSNGFLNVSCGPIKEDSEAENNVEDLDLPTDFKDLPARIDWNAALPANITVPRVDLHSLVLDFAAVSFLDVSAMKGLKAALKELVRVEVDVYIVACDPYILEKLHHCSFFDEELKPSLFFLTLHDAMLHILDKHPECTKKKSNYDKVPDPETKF, from the exons ATGGTGAAGCAAGCAGGGCTCAAGGAGTACCTGGTCGCTCGCTCTCTGTACTCGGAGGAGACCTTTGCAGAGGAGCATGAGAAGGTCTACAGGCACCACAAGACCGGCTTGGATCACCTCAAGCAGTACTTCAC GTGTGACGCCAGACGTGCCAAAAATGCGGTTCTGTCCCTCCTGCCAATCATCGGCTGGATGAAAATCTATCGCATCAAAGAGTGGCTTCTTAGCGATATCGTGTCGGGCATCAGCACTGGACTCGTCGCCGTCCTGCAAG GGTTGGCGTATTGTCTCCTGGCGTCTCTTCCACCCTGGTATGGTCTCTTCTCTGCGTTCTTCCCTGTGGTCCTTTACTTTTTCCTGGGAACCTCTAGGCACATCTCAGTAG GTCCATTCCCGGTGTTGTGTTTGATGATTGGCTCGGTGGTCACCAGGCTGGTACCAGACGAAGGGCCGCCCGCTAACATCACAGGTTTTGAAGGCCTGACCAAGGATGAGCAGAGGGTGTTGGTGGCCTCGTCCGTCACTTTCCTGGCTGGCATCATGCAG CTGGCGATGGGCGTCCTGCAGGTGGGCTTTGTGGTCATGTACCTGTCCGACACTCTGGTGTCAGGTTTCACCACCGCAGCAGCCATCCACATCCTGGTGTCCCAGCTGAAGTTTGTGCTGGGCCTGCAGGTCCCAGGAATCAGTGGACCACTCTCTATTATATAT ACTCTGGAGATCATCTTTGGTAAGATACAGTCCACCAATGTATGCGACGTGGTCATCTccttggtcatcatggtggttgTGTTCATCGTGAAGGAGCTCAATGACAGGTTCAAAGCCAAGCTGCCGGTTCCTATTCCCATCGAGGTCATCATG ACGGTCATAGCATGTGGAGTCTCTTATGCGTTTGACTTCAGGACAAAGTATGGCATCGATGTTGTTGGACACATTCCAAAGGG GTACGAGCCTCCAATAGCTCCCAACGTGCACATCTTCCAGGAGACCGCGATGGAAGCGTTCCCAATGGCCATCGTTGGTTTTGCTGTGGCCTTCTCCGTGGCAAAGGTCTACTCCGTGAAACACGACTACACCATAGACGGAAACCAG GAGCTGATCGCTTTTGGAGTAAGTAACATTTTCGGAGCGTCCTTCAAGTCTTTCGCAGCAAGTACAGCTCTTTCCAGGAGTGCTGTGCAGGAGAGCACAGGAGGAAAAACACAG ATAGCCGGTTTGCTATCAGCTGTCATCGTGATGATCGTAACCTTGGCCGTGGGATTTCTACTGGACCCCCTGCCAAAG TCCGTGTTGGGTGCGGTGGTCATCGTCAACCTGAAAGGCATGCTAATGCAGTTCCGTGAGGTCCCCTACCTGTGGAGGCGGGACAAGCCAGATTGT GTGGTGTGGTTGGGCACCTGCATCGCAGCCGTCTTACTGGGGTTGGACCTCGGGCTTGCAGCAGGTCTCGGTGTGGAACTTCTCAGTGTGGTCCTCAGGGCTCAGTT CCCTCGCTGCAGCGTCTTGGCCAACATTAAGGGAACTGATATCTACAAGGACCGTAAGGACTATGTTGAC ATATTTGAGCCAGAAGGAGTAAAAATCTTCCGGATCCCATCACCGATCTTCTTTGCCAACATTGAGTTCTTCAGGAGCAAGCTGGTGGAAGCT GTTGGTTTTAATCCACTGAGGGTGCTGAGGAAGCGTAATAAAGCGCTGCGAATGATCCGGAAACATGTAAAGAAAGGTTATCTCCAGTGGACATCA AATGGGTTCCTAAACGTCTCATGTGGACCCATCAAAGAGGATTCAGAGGCTGAAAACAACGTGGAAGACTTGGACCTGCCCACGGATTTTAAGGACTTGCCTGCACGAATCGACTGGAACGCCGCGCTTCCCGCCAACATCACGGTTCCCAGAGTGGATCTTCACAGTCTGGTCTTGGACTTTGCTGCTGTCTCCTTCCTGGATGTCTCCGCTATGAAGGGACTTAAAGCT GCACTAAAAGAACTGGTCCGGGTTGAAGTGGATGTCTACATCGTAGCTTGTGATC
- the LOC133662044 gene encoding chloride anion exchanger-like isoform X3 produces MVKQAGLKEYLVARSLYSEETFAEEHEKVYRHHKTGLDHLKQYFTCDARRAKNAVLSLLPIIGWMKIYRIKEWLLSDIVSGISTGLVAVLQGLAYCLLASLPPWYGLFSAFFPVVLYFFLGTSRHISVGPFPVLCLMIGSVVTRLVPDEGPPANITGFEGLTKDEQRVLVASSVTFLAGIMQLAMGVLQVGFVVMYLSDTLVSGFTTAAAIHILVSQLKFVLGLQVPGISGPLSIIYTLEIIFGKIQSTNVCDVVISLVIMVVVFIVKELNDRFKAKLPVPIPIEVIMTVIACGVSYAFDFRTKYGIDVVGHIPKGYEPPIAPNVHIFQETAMEAFPMAIVGFAVAFSVAKVYSVKHDYTIDGNQELIAFGVSNIFGASFKSFAASTALSRSAVQESTGGKTQIAGLLSAVIVMIVTLAVGFLLDPLPKSVLGAVVIVNLKGMLMQFREVPYLWRRDKPDCVVWLGTCIAAVLLGLDLGLAAGLGVELLSVVLRAQFPRCSVLANIKGTDIYKDRKDYVDIFEPEGVKIFRIPSPIFFANIEFFRSKLVEAVGFNPLRVLRKRNKALRMIRKHVKKGYLQWTSNGFLNVSCGPIKEDSEAENNVEDLDLPTDFKDLPARIDWNAALPANITVPRVDLHSLVLDFAAVSFLDVSAMKGLKAALKELVRVEVDVYIVACDHCHTSHNSQYWWNSKEQREKCTRSRNQVLTSYRLLAF; encoded by the exons ATGGTGAAGCAAGCAGGGCTCAAGGAGTACCTGGTCGCTCGCTCTCTGTACTCGGAGGAGACCTTTGCAGAGGAGCATGAGAAGGTCTACAGGCACCACAAGACCGGCTTGGATCACCTCAAGCAGTACTTCAC GTGTGACGCCAGACGTGCCAAAAATGCGGTTCTGTCCCTCCTGCCAATCATCGGCTGGATGAAAATCTATCGCATCAAAGAGTGGCTTCTTAGCGATATCGTGTCGGGCATCAGCACTGGACTCGTCGCCGTCCTGCAAG GGTTGGCGTATTGTCTCCTGGCGTCTCTTCCACCCTGGTATGGTCTCTTCTCTGCGTTCTTCCCTGTGGTCCTTTACTTTTTCCTGGGAACCTCTAGGCACATCTCAGTAG GTCCATTCCCGGTGTTGTGTTTGATGATTGGCTCGGTGGTCACCAGGCTGGTACCAGACGAAGGGCCGCCCGCTAACATCACAGGTTTTGAAGGCCTGACCAAGGATGAGCAGAGGGTGTTGGTGGCCTCGTCCGTCACTTTCCTGGCTGGCATCATGCAG CTGGCGATGGGCGTCCTGCAGGTGGGCTTTGTGGTCATGTACCTGTCCGACACTCTGGTGTCAGGTTTCACCACCGCAGCAGCCATCCACATCCTGGTGTCCCAGCTGAAGTTTGTGCTGGGCCTGCAGGTCCCAGGAATCAGTGGACCACTCTCTATTATATAT ACTCTGGAGATCATCTTTGGTAAGATACAGTCCACCAATGTATGCGACGTGGTCATCTccttggtcatcatggtggttgTGTTCATCGTGAAGGAGCTCAATGACAGGTTCAAAGCCAAGCTGCCGGTTCCTATTCCCATCGAGGTCATCATG ACGGTCATAGCATGTGGAGTCTCTTATGCGTTTGACTTCAGGACAAAGTATGGCATCGATGTTGTTGGACACATTCCAAAGGG GTACGAGCCTCCAATAGCTCCCAACGTGCACATCTTCCAGGAGACCGCGATGGAAGCGTTCCCAATGGCCATCGTTGGTTTTGCTGTGGCCTTCTCCGTGGCAAAGGTCTACTCCGTGAAACACGACTACACCATAGACGGAAACCAG GAGCTGATCGCTTTTGGAGTAAGTAACATTTTCGGAGCGTCCTTCAAGTCTTTCGCAGCAAGTACAGCTCTTTCCAGGAGTGCTGTGCAGGAGAGCACAGGAGGAAAAACACAG ATAGCCGGTTTGCTATCAGCTGTCATCGTGATGATCGTAACCTTGGCCGTGGGATTTCTACTGGACCCCCTGCCAAAG TCCGTGTTGGGTGCGGTGGTCATCGTCAACCTGAAAGGCATGCTAATGCAGTTCCGTGAGGTCCCCTACCTGTGGAGGCGGGACAAGCCAGATTGT GTGGTGTGGTTGGGCACCTGCATCGCAGCCGTCTTACTGGGGTTGGACCTCGGGCTTGCAGCAGGTCTCGGTGTGGAACTTCTCAGTGTGGTCCTCAGGGCTCAGTT CCCTCGCTGCAGCGTCTTGGCCAACATTAAGGGAACTGATATCTACAAGGACCGTAAGGACTATGTTGAC ATATTTGAGCCAGAAGGAGTAAAAATCTTCCGGATCCCATCACCGATCTTCTTTGCCAACATTGAGTTCTTCAGGAGCAAGCTGGTGGAAGCT GTTGGTTTTAATCCACTGAGGGTGCTGAGGAAGCGTAATAAAGCGCTGCGAATGATCCGGAAACATGTAAAGAAAGGTTATCTCCAGTGGACATCA AATGGGTTCCTAAACGTCTCATGTGGACCCATCAAAGAGGATTCAGAGGCTGAAAACAACGTGGAAGACTTGGACCTGCCCACGGATTTTAAGGACTTGCCTGCACGAATCGACTGGAACGCCGCGCTTCCCGCCAACATCACGGTTCCCAGAGTGGATCTTCACAGTCTGGTCTTGGACTTTGCTGCTGTCTCCTTCCTGGATGTCTCCGCTATGAAGGGACTTAAAGCT GCACTAAAAGAACTGGTCCGGGTTGAAGTGGATGTCTACATCGTAGCTTGTGATC